The DNA window attgatttcaaagctatattttcagagtatgatatgtacattgttttgtaagagttccacttgctgagttttatactcatttcagttatttcatgtgatgcagataagagcaatgggccgggacgttgattgtaggtcggagtcatatgcataccaagatggaaggaagaagattatttttgcaagcattttggacatgatcatacaaatgatattttgtatttttattgtatcatttcattgatcatgtatatacattTTGATACTAAATGTTTTTATGTCAAGAAATTTTTAATCCTTCCTTGCCttcaaagaaaattttaatttccgctgctattttattaaaaccggtcagaggtgtcacacatTGTTTTGCGCCCCAAATAACTATGTTACTGATAGTGCCAGCGCAAATGTTTTAGCTGGTATGGTTTTaacttttgaatttttatattaGTTATATcactttatataaaattattatactatttaaattaaagttCTAACTTCTAATGTGTAATTTGTATattgtatttaaattttaatcaaCATGACGTCATTTGGAAGCACAATATCCTCACTTATATTGGTCTCCATGCGCTGCTCACTGTTTAGATTagattcttgaagatttctttAAGCTTCCTCACTTGAAGAAGGTATATGAAAGGGCAATGATGGttaatggatatatatatataacaggcCCCAAGTTTTGAACATGATGAGAGAATTCACAAGACAGAAAGATATGGTTAGAGCAGGAAAAACTCGTTTTGCTACTGCTTTTTTGACTTTAAAGTGTTTTCGAAATCATAAGGCGAGTTTGAGAAAAATGTTTACATTTGAGAAATGGACCACTAGTAGATTTGCAAAGGAGGTGCCGGGTAAACGGGCAACAGAGGTTATACTGATGCCTTCATTTTGGAATGCGGTCGTTTATGCTGTTAAAGTGGGTGGTCATGTTGTGAAAGTTCTTCGATTGGTTGATGAGGAAAAAAAACCTCCAATGGGCTATATTTATGAGGCAATGGATCGAGCTAAAGAATCTATTGCTGCCTCATTTGATCACAAAGAGGATAAATATAAAGATATTTTTGCTATAATTGATCATAGGTGGGCGATACAACTCCATCGACCTTTACATGCTACTGGGCATTTCTTAAACCCGGAGTTATTCTATTCGGATTCTAATATAGAAAATGATAATGAAGTAGTAACGGGTTTATATAAATGTATCGCTAGGATGTGTGAAACAGAGGAGCTACAGGATAAGATCATGGACCAATTGCCATTGTACAAAAGGACCGAAGGACTTTTTGGGATGCCCATGGCAGTGAGACAAAGAAACAAAAAATCACCAGGtaatcaatattttattattattattatatgataATTGATATGTAGTTTTAatgttcaatttttttattttgttgcaAAATAACCAGCGGAATGGTGGTTGGCTTATGGGTGTTCAACACCCGAATTGCAAGTGTTCGCGGTTAAAGTTCTAAGCCTCACTTGTAGCTCATCTGCTTGTGAACGAAATTGGAGTGTGTTTGAACATGTGAGTACTAAGTATTAgtatttaatgaaatattaaataaatttattattttaaagctAAAATTAATTTGTATCAAATATATGCAGCTTCATTCCAAAAGAAGAAACAGATTGGagcaaaaaaaattgaatgatTTGGTTTATGTCAAGTATAATAGGGCTTTGAGGCGCCGATATGATATGCGTGATACGATTGATCCTATTTCTTTGGCCGATATAGATTATAGTAATGAATGGTTGACGGGGGAACTACATCATAATAGTGGTGACGAAAATGATCTCGTGTTTGATGATGATAGTTTGACTTGGGGTGAAATTGGACGAGCTTCTGGAGTTGATGAAGATGCCTATAATTTTAGATCTCTAGTTCCATCCTCTACAAAAGAAGCAGCGGCTAGTACAAGTACATTAAATACGTATAAAAGAAGATCCATTATCTATCGTTATAACAATGAAGAGGATgaaaaaattgattttggtgAAAACGATGAGGAATCAGAAGGATACAAATCTGAAACTTCAGTTTCtggagatgatgatgatgatacaGTTGGGAAGGATAAAGATggatttgatgatttagatttttgaatttttttcttaaTATACCATGATGCACTTACGACTTAATAATGAATTTTAGATGATTGgatattgttttttattatgatttatgctacATTATCTGTtaattgatttttatttatttatttgttatttttgtgaaaaatatttaatttaaatagtataAAATACTTTATATATgttgaatttaaaatttgtatCAAATGCGCTTTATTTCGATAAAACATACTCTTCGCCTTGCACCTCAGACTCTAAGACACCCTAGCATTTTAGTGCGCTTTGCGCCCCAAATAACTATGGTTTTGCATTCAATGTCATTGTCCTATTTAACATATTGCTTGTTATAGCTGAGACAGATATTATTCTTGTTTAACAAGTGCAACATCTTTCCTCCTTACCGAGTATCGATATGTCGGAATTTTCATGGTTGCTTTTGCAATCCTCATTTTCCTCTTCCTGGGCTCAGTTGAGGGCTTCAGCACAAAGTACCAGTCTTGCACTTATGACAAGGAGAAGTTATGCAAGCCAGCTCTTGCAACTGCCGTCTTCAGTACTGTATCCTTCTTGCTTGGTGCTCTCACCTCCATCGCTTCTGGTTTTCTTGGGATGAAAATTGCAACCTATGCAAATGTGAGGACAACATTGGAAGCTAGGAAAGGCGTTTGGAATGGTTTATTGGTTCTTTATATTgctataaatattttcaagctCTACTATGGGGATGATTGGGAAGGCCTTTTTGAGGCAATTACTGGATATGGTCTTGGAGGATTATCCCTGGCTTTGTTTGGGCGAGTTGGAGGTGGTATCTACACAAAGGCTGCCGATGTTGGTGCTGACCTAGTCGGAAAGGTTGAAAGGAACATACCTGAAGATGACCCCAGAAATCCTGCTGTAAGTTACTGTATTTATTTGAAATTACTATTTCAAAAGCAACATATAGTGAACAGCTTAATTTTCCTTTGTCAGGTGATTGCTGATTATGTTGGTGATAATGTTGGAGATATTGCTGGAATGGGGTCTGATCTTTTTGGTTCATATGCTGAATCATCAGGTGATGCTCTGGTTGTGGCCTCAATATCCTCCTTTGGAATAACTCATGACTTCACTGCAATGTGCTATCCTTTGCTTATAAGTTCCATGGGAATCCTTGTTTGCTTAATCACAACCCTTTTTGCTACTGACTTTTTTGAAATCAAGGCTGTCGAGGAATCGAACTAGCACTGAAGAAGCAGCTTATCATCTCCACTCTTCTTATGAATGTGGGAATTGCAGTTGTCACCTGGACTTGCCTGCCGTAATCCTTCACAATCTTCAAGTTTGGTGCCCAAAAAGTTGTGAAGAACTGGTAAGGACTGATTCAGCTGTTGAAAAAAGGAAACTAGTTATACTTCTATCTTATATTTCTATCTTCAAATTCTCACTTGAATGAGCAATCTTGTATGGGTGTTTAATGGACATGGAATCCCTTTCTCCTTCATAGTTGCAAATTTTCTTTTTGTTGCAATCAAATTGGGGGTCCATTTAGTTTCCTAGAGTGTCAAAACACGTTTGAAGAACGTGATTTTGTCCCATAATTTCTACTTGTGGATCTGGTACTTTGTTTATCATCACTTTGATAATAGTATGCTTCAAATTTTTCTGACGTTACATTGTTTCCAGGCAACGGTTCCTCTGTGTTTGCGTTGGGCTATGGGCTGGACTTATTATTGGGTTTGTGACTGAATATTACACCAGCAATGCTTACAGGTGCACATATGAATTCCTTTCCTTTTACTTGTTTGACATATAGCAGATTGATCATTATTTTTCATCTTACTGGTTGGTTCTTTTATTGTTATAACTtggttttctaaaaatatttttcagccCTGTGCAAGATGTTGCTGATTCCTGTATAACTGGTGCTGCCACCAATGTTATATTTGGCCTTGCCTTGGGATACAAATCAGTTATAATTCCCATTTTTGCGATTGCTATAAGTATATTCGTAAGTTTCACGTTTGCTGCGATGTATGGTATTGCGGTAGCTGCCCTGGGAATGCTGAGCACAATTGCCACGGGGTTGGCCATTGATGCTTATGGTTCGATCAGTGATAATGCTGGAGGAATAGCTGAGATGGCTGGCATGAGCCATAGAATACGTGAGAGAACTGATGCCCTTGATGCTGCTGGTAACACCACTGCTGCAATCGGGAAGGTATTTATATCTTTCTTTTGCTGCTCTATTGGATTGCACGATTTAATCCATTTATCAAGTATATTTCTGTGTAAAAACTCTACACACCCAAGAATTTTTATGTTCAAGAGAGGCAAGAGATTGCTTTGTatttatcagttgattgatTTCAATGCTTCTTACTTCATTTTAAACATTCTCAGATCTCAAGATatttacatatttaaaataatagtaaacattttttttttctgttaaCCAATAGATTACTCAATAGAAGTAGAATATCTTtcagtttattttaaaaactctcTAATCACTTCCTAAACTGACCATTGTTTGGTCTCGTCTGGCTACTGCTATGTGGGGGGAAAACTATCTGCCTTTTTTGTCAACTCACATAGACTCAGGTTTTCTGTGTTATACCCTAAGACATGAATTTATTGGACACTTTAACTTTAGACCAACTTGATGCCTTTTATCTCAGGGGTTTGCCATTGGATCAGCTGCACTTTTTTCATTGGCACTTTTGGTGCATTTGTTAGCCGGGCTGAAATTACTACTATCAATGTTTTGACTCCTAAAGTTTTCATTGGTTTAATAGTGGGTGCCATGCTTCCATACTAGTTCTCTGCCATGACCATGAAGAGTGTTGGCAGTGCTGCTTTGAATATGGTTGAGGCAGTTCGTAGTCAGTTTAACGAAATTCCTGGTATCATGGAGGGTCGTGCCAAGCCCGATTATGCTACTTGTGTTAGATTTCCACTGATGCAGCTATTAAGGAGATGATACCACCTGGTGCTCGCTCACCCCTTTGATCGTTGGAATTTTTTTTGGTGTTGAGACCCTTTCTGGCGTTCTTGGCTGGTTCTCTTGTTTCTGGTGTCCATGTATGATTTTTCAATTCTTGTCAAAACTCAGTTATTTAGATGCGTATGGAGCTTGCACGTCCTTTTGCCTTGTTATAAAGCTAGGTGCAAACCTTATCAGAGTGAGTTAGACCAAGTCATATTCTTTGTAAACTCTAGGTATACGAAAGGAATTCTGTTACAGTATTTTATAGTTACTTTTCAACTAATGAATGACAATGGAGAATAAATTACATTTGCGTTGATGGCAAGCTTAAAGCACTTGCGCATTTGAGGCATGCCCTTTTCTAAAGTGCAGCGGCGGGCATGTGCCTTAAGGGATTATATTTACTCTGTTGAACTAATGTTTTTCGATTGTCAACTACCAACAGTTCTAAGAACCCCTATTTCTATTCTTACAGATTGCGATATCTGCATCTAACACTGGCAGTGCATGGGACAATGCTAAGAAATACATTGAAGTAAGCGTAAATGGCTTTATTTGTACCATTATAACATTTTAGGGTCGTTGATTTCTTACCTCCACACATTGTATAGGCTGGTGCTTCGGAGCATGCAAGAACCCTTGGCCCCAAAGGATCAGAACCTCACAACGCAGCTGTCATTGGTGACACGATCGGAGACCCTCTAAAAGACACTTCAGGGCCCTCACTCAACATCCTTATCAAACTCATGGCTGTTGAGTCACTCGTGTTTGCTCCCTTCTTCACCACTTTATTTATGGCAGGTTTTAAGTTGGCTCATAGCTGTCCAGTtcttttttatatgattattatTACTATGACTGTGAGGGTAAGGATGATGATGAAAATCCATGTTTTTGCCATGGTAGTCTCGAAATTGGATGTGCTCTGGTCTTGACTCAAAAGACGTTGGTTCTTAGGACAGACATAGAGTACTAGGATTCCATTCCTTTTATTTTTGTACATTGTTAATATAAAAGATTCATATGAAACCAATAAATAAATACTAGAGAGAATAAAATTATTCGAAATGACTCTCTCCATATCTGATAATgtatcaagaataactcatggatatatttatcaattttaaCTACATCCCACGGGGATCACTTTAGATCCTATATATCGgtacaaaatataataaaacgtTTGGAGTTTCTTTTATTCACTTGGCACGCATTATCAGCCTTTGAAGAATAACTGCAAGTAATATTGAATGATTGACCagtaaaaaagaaaataaacaaatCCTTAAGAGGGGTAAAATATTGACCACCAATCGTCTTCTTGAAGAATTTCGGGAACTTTCCTCGACCTTAGTTCAGAATGAGCACGTTGTAGATTCAGAGAAATTATGAATTAACAGGACTTGTATGATCTTCAGATCATTCGATTAAGTTCGTTTTGTCTGAAGAACACGCAAGCACTTTTGTAAACTTGCAATGCAAAGGCAAAAATAAAGTGAACATTTGATTGATGTTTACAAATTCACAGGAGCAGACTATTTCCCTGGTGTGTTACATCATACCTATGGGATATTAACAATCAAGATCAATAAAACCTTCACATACTTATGTTAAAAAGAACTATTATTTTCTGTGTAAATGATTACTTGAAACATCAGCTACAGAATCTGAATGAAACGAACCTAAAGGCATAGTTTCTCAAGTTCTGTCGGTCCTCTTGTATTATTCGCTAGGCCGATACCAGACGAGAAGAGTTGCATTCTAACATCTCAAGAGTTTGATGCGTTGCACCGAAGGGATCCCGTCCAATACGCGTGCCTATCACATAGCTAAATGCATCCATTCTTATGTAATAAATTAACAGGCCCTATGGCTACTTTGTGTTTCTTGGAGCTAGAATGTCCCTATACAATTTGATAGTGGAAAACCCTGCTTTTTCTTCACATTTTTATAGTAGTAACAGATTATTGGACAAAAAAAGTATGCTTTTCCTTCAGTGGtataatttataaattcatatcatGATATCATTGTGTAAAATATTTTAGTATGTCTGATGATGTGGAACTATAATTTGAAAGAAGCTGTTTGGTATTTATATTCATATAAAGCAAGTGGATTCAAATAATTAAGTTATCGAGGAAGCAATAAAGGGCATAAAAGCAGACAAGGATCCCATACTGAAAGAACAAAGGtataaaacaaaaacaagaaaGGAGAAAATGGATGACACAATCAAGATAAGTAAAAAAGAGTACAAGTCAAATCTCCCCTCGATAACCCCTTGATCCGAAATAGTCCTTTCCTAAACTGGCAATTTGCATGCTCTTTTGATGCTCCAACTTGGGGCAATCACGGATACGATGACCAAGCCCATGCAGTAAGCACAACCCTTCACTCCACTTGCATTAGCTATCTCTTCCACATCTTCCATTGGATGGTTAAGCTCAGCAAGAACAGGCGGTATCCTCTGCTTTGCTTCCTGTAAGAGGTGCTTCAAATCCAGAAGGGTTGTTTCGATTTGGTTCTTGATAACAAACGTTGTGGCAATTCCTGTTTTCCCACATCTGCCCGTTCTTCTGATTCTATGGACATAGTTTTATATTTCTGCAGGCATATCATAGTTGGTGACATGCTAAATTTCGGGAAAATCGAGACCTTTGGAAACCACATCCGTGGCTACTAaaactgttagagtagatgttcTGTAAGCTAACTGTTGGTTAGaaaatttattgactcagttgtaataaacactatttattttaatataattcattatttcacgATTTGTTATTTCtctatctgtatacccatgtgattaacatagataaagaccttgattatactttaatacaaatgaattgtaattcgatgttgaaactcatttgtaagtACTGTATAATCTAatttcgttcctagtcgatttaaccgcctaaaacatggataaatgtcgcttgagctcgagactagcatctgtgatgttgtgtaccgtgtttcttggttatgattgtacacaattagtccttacgacccgggacaacactgagactCTATATGTTAGGGCTgtactttgactcgtttaccgactccaggagagtcattaggtggcgagattgggtacagttgcgacataTTTAGGAAttagtgcattgtagtcgggaattcaccgctcacatacgggtgtggatatcctgtatgatctgatgaaataatagtgcatgaagtctctggccagagaatgagatgtacgttagagaagaaATTCTTCAACTGTACACATGATGCGACTATCTATTCTCAAATATGTGTCACATATTTATCGAATttttatgcaaccctcgatgaaccaatggttacagattcgatcaggatatatgagACGAAGGGACCTTGCTGTACGTTAATTATAACCGgctggttcttgcagacactatcagtgatacctaaga is part of the Primulina eburnea isolate SZY01 chromosome 1, ASM2296580v1, whole genome shotgun sequence genome and encodes:
- the LOC140807825 gene encoding uncharacterized protein, with protein sequence MMREFTRQKDMVRAGKTRFATAFLTLKCFRNHKASLRKMFTFEKWTTSRFAKEVPGKRATEVILMPSFWNAVVYAVKVGGHVVKVLRLVDEEKKPPMGYIYEAMDRAKESIAASFDHKEDKYKDIFAIIDHRWAIQLHRPLHATGHFLNPELFYSDSNIENDNEVVTGLYKCIARMCETEELQDKIMDQLPLYKRTEGLFGMPMAVRQRNKKSPAEWWLAYGCSTPELQVFAVKVLSLTCSSSACERNWSVFEHLHSKRRNRLEQKKLNDLVYVKYNRALRRRYDMRDTIDPISLADIDYSNEWLTGELHHNSGDENDLVFDDDSLTWGEIGRASGVDEDAYNFRSLVPSSTKEAAASTSTLNTYKRRSIIYRYNNEEDEKIDFGENDEESEGYKSETSVSGDDDDDTVGKDKDGFDDLDF